CGGGGCCGACGACGCGCCGCCCACGCTGCGCCGGGCGAGCGGCGCCGCCGACGCCCTGCGGCGTACGGCGGCCCGCTAGCGCCTCCTGCCGACCGGAGTCGCGCCGTGCGAAGGCTCACCGGACCGGGCGGCGATGCCGTCCGGGCCGGCGAGTTGAGCCTCCGCCAGAGGGCGGTGACGAGTGGGTCTTCGTCAGAGGGCGGTGCCGAGCGCGGCGTTGATCCGCTTCGGCTCGCCGCAGACGATGAGCAGCGCGTCGGCGCGGGTCAGCGCGGCGCGCAGCGCCCGGGCGGTGGCTGCGTCGTCGCCGCCGTTGACCGCGACGACGACCACGGGCCGGGCCGCGGCACGGTCCAGCGCCGACGCGTCAGCGAAGAACACGTCGTCGCGGGCGTCGTGCTGGGCCCAGTACGACGCCTCGCCGAAGGACAGCTCATGCGTCGCCCACGGGTGCTGTTCGCCGGTGGTGAGCACCAGGATGTCGCCGGGTGCGCGGCCGCTCTCCAGCAGAAGGTCCACGGCCTCCTCGGCGGCGTCGAGGGCTCCGTCCAGCGGGGCGGGGATCAACTGGATCTGCGGTTCGTTCCCGGTGTCTCCGGAACGGTTCTCCGGCCGGGGCGTCGGCTTGGCGCCTGCGGTCTGCTGGCGCGCGGCCGGCGGCGCGGGGCGGGCCGGGCCGGGACCCGGACGGCCGGGACGGGGCGAGGCCGCGGTGCGCGGGCCAGGTACGGGTCTGGGGGTCGGCGCGGGGCGGCCGGCGGCCGGCGTGGCGCGGGGACCCTGGGCACTCTCGTGAATCTGAGGCTCCTCGGGGGTGAGAGGCATAATCGGATGTTTATCAAACGCCGGTGCGAGTGGCATCGGCGGGTGGCTCATATGCGCGGCCCGTCAGGCGGGCCGTCTGGCGGTGGGTCAGAAGTCGAAGCCGAGCTGGCCCCCGCTTTCCAGTTCGGCCGCCTCCGCGGAGACACGGACCTTCTTCAGGTGCCGCCACCGGGGCAGCGCGTCCAGGTAGGCCCAGGTCATGCGGTGGTGCGGGGTGGGGCCGAGTTCGGCGAGCGCGGCCTTGTGCACCGGGGACGGGTAACCGGCGTTCGCCGCGAACCCGAACGGCGCATACGTGTCGTACTGCGACTCCAGTTCGGCCATCATGGCGTCCCGCCGCACCTTGGCGATCACCGATGCGGCCGCCACGGCGACACAGGACTGGTCGCCCTTGATCACCGTCCGGACCTGCCAGGGATCGCCGAGGTAGTCGTGCTTGCCGTCGAGGATGACCGCGTCGGGGCGCACCGGCAGGGCGTCCAGCGCCCGTATGGCGGCCAGCCGAAGTGCCGCCGTCATTCCGAGCTCGTCGATCTCCTCGGGGGAGGCGTGCCCCAGGGCGTGGGCCGTGACCCACTGCTCCAGCTCCGCGGCCAGTTCGGCGCGGCGCTTGGGGGTGATGAGCTTGGAGTCGGTGAGACCGGCGGGGGGCCGACGCAGTCCGGTGATGGCGGCGCACACCGTGACGGGCCCTGCCCACGCCCCGCGTCCGACTTCGTCGACTCCGGCGATGACCTTGGCGCCGGTTGTCGCTCGGATCGAGCGCTCGACGGTGTGTGTGGGTGGTTCGTACGGCATGGCGCCTGACAGGTTACGCCGCCCGTCCCCTCCCGCGACACCCGGATTGGCATCGAGTGCCTTCCGCCTGCCCGGTACGGGTCGGCGGACCGGGGCGCCGGAGGCTGCGGCGGTGGCGGGGCGGGACGCGCCACCGCGTTCCCGACACCATCATAGGTACACCACGGGAGTTGCCCGCCACCCGCCTGACGTGCGCGGGAGCGGGCCTGCGCCCCCGGGGCGGGGAGCGGGGGCGGGCGTCAGTGACCGGGGCCGCCGGGCATCCAGTCGGGAAAGTCCTCGGTGCGGGCGAGCCAGTCGGCGGGAGGCGCACCCGCCGGTGTGGCGGCGACCACACCGCCGACGATGGCGCATGTCGTGTCGACGTCGCCTCCGGCCTGCGCGGTTGTCCAGAATGCCCGCTCGTAGTCGCCGAGGGAGCGGGCCGCGGACCACAGGGCGAACGGCACGGTGTCGTGGGCGGTGGTCCGGCGCCCGCAGCCGAGGACGGCGGCGACGGTGTGGGTGTCGTCGTAGTCGAGCATGTCGCGGGCGCGCCGCAGCCCGGCGCCGACGGCGCTGCGCGGCACGAGGGCGACGACGGCGTCGAGGAAGTCGGCCGGCTCGGGCGGTCCCTGTGGCGCCGCGGCGAGGGCGGCGGCGGCCGCGACCGCCATGCAGCCGACGACCGCCTCACGGTGCTGGTGGGTGGTGTAGGAGGAGATCTCCGCCTGGTGGGTGGCCTGCTCGGGGTCGTCGGCGTACCAGGCGCCGAGGGGGGCGATCCGCATGGCCGCGCCGTTGCCCCAGGAGCCTTGGCCCTGGAAGAGGCCGGCGGCGAGTTCTCGCCAGTCGCCGCCTTCTCTGATCAGGCGGAGCATCCGGTTGACGGCGGGGCCGTAGCCGCGGTCGAAGTCGTGGTGCACGGCGAAGGAGCGAGCGAGGGCGTCCTGATCGATGCGTCCGTGGTCGGCGAGGACGGCCAGGACGGAGCAGGCCATCTCGGTGTCGTCGGTCCACTGCCAGGGGTCGGGTGGCAGCTCGCGCCGCTTCAGCAGGGGGTAGTTGGCGGGGACGAAGAACTGGGAGCCCAGGGCGTCCCCCACGGCCAGCCCGCGAAGGCTGGCGAGAGCGCGTTCGAAGCGCCGGGCGGGAGAGAAGTCAGCGGTCATCGCCTTGCCACTCTATCCGGTGAAACCTCTCCGGTCCGGGCTCAGCGGGTGAGGCGGCCGGCCTCCAGCCGTTGGACGCGGCCGGTGAAGCGGCGGCGGAGCAGGCGGTCGTGGGAGACGACGACGAGGGCGCCGGTCCAGCGGTCGAGGGCCTCCTCCAGTTCTTCCACCAGGCCGAGCGCGAGGTGGTTGGCCGGTTCGTCGAGCAGCAGCAGGTCGGCGGGTCGGGCGAGGAGACGGGCGAGGGCGAGGCGGCGGCGCTGTCCGGCGGAGAGGGAGCCGACGGGTGTGTGGAGGTCGCGGGGGCGGAACAGCCCGTACGACAGGAGGAGTTCCTCCTTCTCCTCCTCCGTGCCCGCGAGGCCCCGGCCGAACGCGGTGAGCAGCCGCTCCGCCGGGCGGCCGACGGGTATCTCCTGGGCGAGGTAGCCGATGCGGCCGCGCCGGGTGACGGTGCCGGAGTCCGGGGCGAGCTGCCCCGCCATGACGCGCAGCAGGGTGGACTTCCCGGCGCCGTTGCCGCCGTGGACGAGCAGCTTCTCCCCCGCCGCCACCGTGAGCCGTTCGACCGCGAGGCGGTTTCCCACGCGCACGTCCGTCAGGGTCACCAGGTCGCCGTCGGCGGTGCCGGTGAGCGGTCGGGCGGCGAAGGCGAGGGGGCGCGGGGGCGGTGGCACCGGGTCCTCGCGGAGGCGGCGCAGCCGCTCGCGCGCGGCGCGCACCCGCCCGGAGACCGACGCCTGGACGCGCCCGGCAGCCCGGTCGTAGGCCATCTTGTTGTTGTCCTTGATCGCGCGGCCCGCCGCGACGCCGTGGGCGGTGGTGGCGGCGTACGCCTCCAGCCGCGCGGTCTCGTCGCACCAGTCGGCGTAGGACTGTTCCCAGCGGCGGCGGGCGGCGGCGCGCTCCTCCCGGTAGCCCGCGTAGCCGTTGCCGTAGCGGACGACGGTGCGCCGGTCGGCGTCAACGTCGAGCACGGTGGTGGCGACCCGCTCCAGGAACGTGCGGTCGTGGGAGACGGCGACCACTGTGCCGCGATGGGCGGAGAGGTCGTCCTCCAGCCAGCCGAGGGCGGTCTCGTCCAGGTGGTTGGTCGGCTCGTCCAGCAGCATCACCTCGGGGGCGGCGGCGATGAGGCAGGCGAGGC
This genomic window from Streptomyces thermolilacinus SPC6 contains:
- a CDS encoding ribonuclease HII, with translation MPYEPPTHTVERSIRATTGAKVIAGVDEVGRGAWAGPVTVCAAITGLRRPPAGLTDSKLITPKRRAELAAELEQWVTAHALGHASPEEIDELGMTAALRLAAIRALDALPVRPDAVILDGKHDYLGDPWQVRTVIKGDQSCVAVAAASVIAKVRRDAMMAELESQYDTYAPFGFAANAGYPSPVHKAALAELGPTPHHRMTWAYLDALPRWRHLKKVRVSAEAAELESGGQLGFDF
- a CDS encoding ADP-ribosylglycohydrolase family protein, which encodes MTADFSPARRFERALASLRGLAVGDALGSQFFVPANYPLLKRRELPPDPWQWTDDTEMACSVLAVLADHGRIDQDALARSFAVHHDFDRGYGPAVNRMLRLIREGGDWRELAAGLFQGQGSWGNGAAMRIAPLGAWYADDPEQATHQAEISSYTTHQHREAVVGCMAVAAAAALAAAPQGPPEPADFLDAVVALVPRSAVGAGLRRARDMLDYDDTHTVAAVLGCGRRTTAHDTVPFALWSAARSLGDYERAFWTTAQAGGDVDTTCAIVGGVVAATPAGAPPADWLARTEDFPDWMPGGPGH
- the abc-f gene encoding ribosomal protection-like ABC-F family protein, which produces MPTQISLRRVTKSRGERLLLDDVSLAVRPGERIGIVGENGAGKTTLLHLLAGAETPDDGEVITVAEGGVGLLAQTPQLPPDRTVGEAIDAALHELRTIERRLRDLEAALGDADEATLGLYGELLTTYELRGGYEADARVDKALHGLGLAGTGRDRPLGSLSGGEQARLGLACLIAAAPEVMLLDEPTNHLDETALGWLEDDLSAHRGTVVAVSHDRTFLERVATTVLDVDADRRTVVRYGNGYAGYREERAAARRRWEQSYADWCDETARLEAYAATTAHGVAAGRAIKDNNKMAYDRAAGRVQASVSGRVRAARERLRRLREDPVPPPPRPLAFAARPLTGTADGDLVTLTDVRVGNRLAVERLTVAAGEKLLVHGGNGAGKSTLLRVMAGQLAPDSGTVTRRGRIGYLAQEIPVGRPAERLLTAFGRGLAGTEEEKEELLLSYGLFRPRDLHTPVGSLSAGQRRRLALARLLARPADLLLLDEPANHLALGLVEELEEALDRWTGALVVVSHDRLLRRRFTGRVQRLEAGRLTR